A genomic region of Dreissena polymorpha isolate Duluth1 chromosome 4, UMN_Dpol_1.0, whole genome shotgun sequence contains the following coding sequences:
- the LOC127878193 gene encoding prostatic spermine-binding protein-like: protein MVMKMIEITMVMKMIEMRMMMQIKEMRMVMKMREMRMKDDIDDDGDIVDRDEDCDEDDRDEAENEDNRDEDDDNRDDDNDEDDRGDDGDEDEREGDGDEDDRDDEDDEDDRDGDSDEDDRDDDNGEDDRDDDGDEDEREGDCDVDGRDDDGGEDIRDDDNVDDD from the coding sequence atggtgatgaagatgatagagattacgatggtgatgaagatgatagagatgagGATGATGATGCAGATAAAAGAGATGAGGATGGTGATGAAGATGCGAGAAATGAGGATGAAGGATGATATAGATGACGATGGTGATATTGTTGATAGAGATGAGGATtgtgatgaagatgatagagatgaggctgaaaatgaagataatagggatgaggatgatgataatagagatgacgataatgatgaagACGATAGAGGAGACGATGGTGATGAAGACGAGAGAGAAGgcgatggtgatgaagatgatagagatgacgaggatgatgaagatgatagagatggCGATagtgatgaagatgatagagatgacGATAATGgtgaagatgatagagatgacgatggtgatgaagACGAGAGAGAAGGCGATTGTGATGTAGATGGTAGAGATGACGATGGTGGTGAAGATATTAGAGATGACGATAATGTTGACGATGATTGA
- the LOC127879072 gene encoding G kinase-anchoring protein 1-like, with translation MAAIKVQQSRFALLKVEDDDSDNDSKKSIKGNANNQKSGQKKKNKKKKSQQAENEELRNLAFGIPGKGHHSAPSKPVSNGKQKVTEQQWDEWQKMDGEYAQDTFEKDLQQALLLSRLEVEQKTQVKSSQGTKSEEQGSGDSEKKSGKTKKKKDKPVAMSLDEFNKQQQEPTTSTDNHGHVKLHTNKVSSTNAERQFFETVENDVDRIIRQEKMQEEYKKQYAAESVVTAKYQEQITKMEKEIQFLRATMKKQEDELQQVKKRNKQLCVILAQGEMKDKAEVLAQVQELTEVKDELTDQVSGLNAELEKERSKVHALKSELDKVKGGKHK, from the exons ATGGCTGCTATTAAGGTTCAACAGTCCAGGTTTGCTTTGCTGAAAGTTGAAGACGATGATTCTGATAACGATTCTAAAAAGTCCATCAAGGGTAACGCCAACAACCAAAAATCAGgacaaaagaagaaaaataagaaaaagaaaagtCAACAAGCTGAGAATGAAGAG CTGAGGAATCTTGCATTTGGCATACCCGGTAAAGGACACCACAGTGCCCCCAGCAAGCCTGTCTCAAACGGCAAACAGAAAGTAACCGAACAGCAGTGGGATGAGTGGCAAAAAATGGACGGTGAG TATGCACAAGACACCTTTGAGAAGGATCTCCAACAGGCCTTGTTGCTAAGCAGGCTGGAAGTGGAGCAGAAGACTCAG GTTAAATCATCACAGGGAACCAAGTCTGAGGAACAGGGGTCAGGGGACAGTGAAAAGAAATCAGGGAAGACGAAAAAGAAGAAGGACAAGCCTGTGGCCATGTCCCTAGATGAGTTCAACAAACAGCAACAGGAACCCACTACATCAACTGACA aTCATGGGCATGTTAAGCTGCATactaacaaagtttcatcaacCAATGCAGAGAGGCAGTTCTTTGAAACAGTTGAGAATGATGTTGATAGAATAATCCGACAAGAAAAGATGCAAGAAGAGTACAAGAAG CAATATGCTGCCGAGTCAGTGGTGACAGCCAAGTACCAGGAACAGATCACAAAGATGGAGAAGGAGATACAGTTTCTACGAGCTACCATGAAGAAACAGGAG GATGAGCTACAGCAAGTGAAGAAGAGAAACAAGCAGTTGTGTGTGATTCTTGCTCAGGGTGAAA TGAAGGACAAGGCTGAGGTATTGGCCCAGGTACAGGAGCTCACAGAGGTGAAAGATGAGCTGACAGACCAG GTTTCAGGTCTAAATGCTGAATTGGAAAAAGAGCGCTCTAAAGTGCATGCCTTAAAGTCAGAGCTTGACAAAGTGAAG